One genomic window of Ruminococcus gauvreauii includes the following:
- a CDS encoding AlbA family DNA-binding domain-containing protein: MIDLKNLGNYQENNRIEAKRALGGLPKSIWETYSAFANTIGGMILLGVEEMPDKSLKAIDLPDPDRLIHEFWKLVNDGNKASVNVLSRRDIVIHKLEGKRIISIDVPRADRRDRPVFIDGDMYTGTYRRDGEGDYHCTREEIERMLRDAGKTDTDSRVIKSLPASVMERDSVDHFRFVMMCSRPNHLWEKLEDDEFLTRAGALKSGEDGELHPTEAGLLMFGNEQAIRSVFPDYHLEYRELDYEHEVSYRFTSEDSSWSGNIYDFYFKVCYRLSEYFTYQFRHTPEEAEVAMALKEALANCIVNADYNGQGGIVVMKRPTAFIFSNPGSFRMDVEKARGAGVSDPRNTIMNRMFKLIGLCEGLGGGLIRIFSTWQKKEWPQPVIRESFHPDRITLILTFDEENLNMKPDPPKWDRRRRMTLRKMRKDAIIDYVTRHVTATADDIAELLMIRADGALQLIQELCEEQILVTETIRGKTTCRLKS, translated from the coding sequence ATGATAGACCTGAAAAATCTCGGAAATTACCAGGAAAACAACAGAATAGAGGCCAAGCGCGCCCTGGGCGGCCTGCCGAAGAGTATTTGGGAGACGTATTCTGCGTTTGCCAATACGATCGGCGGGATGATACTGCTCGGCGTGGAAGAGATGCCGGATAAAAGTCTGAAGGCGATCGACCTGCCGGACCCCGACAGGCTGATTCATGAGTTCTGGAAACTTGTGAACGATGGAAACAAAGCGAGTGTCAACGTGCTGTCAAGAAGAGACATTGTAATACATAAGTTAGAAGGCAAACGAATCATTTCCATCGATGTGCCCCGGGCGGACCGCCGGGATCGTCCGGTATTCATAGACGGGGATATGTATACGGGTACATACCGCAGGGACGGCGAAGGGGACTATCACTGTACGAGGGAAGAGATCGAGCGGATGCTGCGCGACGCCGGAAAGACGGATACGGACAGCCGGGTCATCAAAAGCCTTCCGGCGAGTGTCATGGAACGCGATTCCGTCGACCACTTTCGGTTTGTGATGATGTGCAGCCGCCCGAATCATCTCTGGGAAAAGCTGGAGGACGATGAATTTCTGACAAGGGCCGGCGCACTGAAATCAGGTGAGGACGGAGAACTGCACCCCACGGAGGCAGGTCTGTTAATGTTCGGGAATGAACAGGCGATCCGCAGCGTGTTTCCCGATTATCATCTGGAATACCGGGAGCTGGATTACGAGCACGAGGTTTCCTATCGTTTCACATCAGAGGATAGCAGCTGGAGCGGGAATATTTATGATTTTTACTTTAAAGTCTGTTACCGGCTGTCGGAGTATTTCACGTATCAGTTTCGGCATACACCGGAGGAGGCGGAAGTTGCAATGGCGCTGAAAGAAGCGCTCGCCAACTGCATCGTCAATGCCGACTATAACGGTCAGGGCGGGATTGTCGTGATGAAGAGGCCGACGGCATTCATTTTCTCCAATCCGGGCAGCTTTCGGATGGATGTGGAGAAAGCCAGAGGGGCAGGGGTCTCGGATCCGAGAAATACGATCATGAACCGTATGTTCAAACTGATCGGTCTGTGTGAGGGACTCGGGGGCGGACTGATCAGGATCTTCAGCACGTGGCAGAAGAAGGAATGGCCGCAGCCTGTGATCCGCGAGAGTTTCCATCCGGATCGTATCACGCTGATTCTTACGTTTGATGAGGAAAATCTGAATATGAAGCCTGATCCCCCGAAATGGGACCGGAGACGCAGAATGACGCTGCGCAAGATGCGAAAAGACGCGATCATCGACTACGTAACGCGTCATGTCACGGCCACTGCCGATGATATCGCAGAGCTGCTTATGATAAGGGCCGACGGCGCCCTGCAGCTGATCCAGGAACTGTGCGAAGAACAGATTCTGGTGACGGAAACGATCCGCGGAAAGACGACATGCCGTCTGAAGTCGTGA
- a CDS encoding DegT/DnrJ/EryC1/StrS family aminotransferase: MEVYNTNWMSTVGKNLDEIEKQIAEFIGVKYAVALSVGTAALHLATKLAGEKVYGKPALGVGALDKHP; this comes from the coding sequence ATGGAGGTTTACAACACCAACTGGATGAGTACCGTTGGTAAAAATCTGGATGAAATTGAAAAACAGATTGCAGAATTTATCGGTGTGAAATATGCAGTGGCATTAAGCGTCGGGACCGCAGCGCTTCATCTGGCAACAAAACTGGCAGGGGAAAAGGTATATGGAAAACCGGCTCTTGGGGTTGGCGCTCTTGACAAACATCCGTAA
- the loaP gene encoding antiterminator LoaP — MWYVIQVRGGTEENIRQQCQNTISPPVLEKCFIPYYEQMKRYQGKWNKEKKILFPGYVFMVSDEIEELYFELKNVIGLTKIIGAGSEVVPLNQEEVEFLKQLGCEEQVVEVSEGVIEGGNVVVTRGPLQGLEGCIRKIDRHKRVAYLGIEMMGRLVETQVGLEIVEKKEQVNE, encoded by the coding sequence ATGTGGTATGTGATTCAGGTCAGGGGCGGTACGGAAGAAAATATCAGGCAGCAGTGCCAGAATACGATTTCACCTCCAGTGCTTGAGAAGTGTTTTATTCCTTATTACGAACAGATGAAACGGTATCAGGGGAAATGGAACAAAGAAAAGAAAATTTTATTTCCGGGATATGTGTTCATGGTGAGTGACGAAATTGAGGAGCTTTATTTTGAACTGAAAAATGTAATCGGTCTGACGAAGATAATCGGCGCCGGAAGTGAAGTGGTTCCGCTGAATCAGGAAGAAGTTGAGTTCCTGAAACAACTGGGTTGCGAAGAGCAGGTTGTGGAGGTATCGGAAGGCGTGATCGAGGGCGGGAACGTGGTGGTTACCAGGGGACCGCTGCAGGGGCTGGAAGGATGTATTAGAAAGATAGATCGGCATAAGCGAGTCGCATATCTGGGGATTGAGATGATGGGACGACTGGTGGAGACTCAGGTTGGGTTGGAGATTGTGGAGAAGAAGGAGCAGGTAAATGAATAA
- the ppdK gene encoding pyruvate, phosphate dikinase: MAKWVYMFREGNADMRNLLGGKGANLAEMTNLGLPIPQGFTVTTEACTNYYENGEQVSDEIRQQIFAALGKLEQLQGKTFGDVGDPLLVSVRSGARASMPGMMDTILNLGLNDEAVEGFARKTGNPRFAYDSYRRFIQMYSDVVMEVPKSFFEKIIDEVKEEKGVHYDTELTVEDLKVLVGRFKAVYKEAMGGEEFPQEPREQLMGAVQAVFRSWDNPRAIVYRRMNDIPGDWGTAVNVQAMVFGNMGDTSGTGVAFTRNPSTGEKGIYGEYLINAQGEDVVAGVRTPQPITKLEEDMPECYAEFMELAMKLEEHYRDMQDMEFTIQEGKLYFLQTRNGKRTAPAALRIACELVDEGKITEEEAVLRIEAKSLDQLLHPTFDAGALKAGKVIGSALPASPGAAAGKVYFTADEAKLAHERGERVVLVRLETSPEDIEGMHAAEGILTARGGMTSHAAVVARGMGTCCVSGCGEIKMNEDERYFELGGETVKEGDYISLDGTTGRIYLGDIRTKEAEIGGNFQRIMDWADKYRRMQVRTNADTPADTKKAVELGAEGIGLCRTEHMFFEPERIPKIRKMILSDTPEAREAALSELIPFQKGDFKAMYEALEGRPMTVRYLDPPLHEFVPTSPEDIEALAAEMGLSADEVREKCDDLHEFNPMMGHRGCRLPVTYPEIARMQTRAVMEAAIEVKAEQGYDIVPEIMIPLVGEKKELKFVKDIVVETAEKVKEEKGSDIAYHIGTMIEIPRAALLADEIAEEAEFFSFGTNDLTQMTFGFSRDDAGKFLDAYYKAKIYESDPFARLDLNGVGQLVEMAAEKGRKMRPGIKLGICGEHGGDPSSVEFCQKVGLDYVSCSPYRVPIARLAAAQAAIKQR; the protein is encoded by the coding sequence ATGGCAAAATGGGTTTATATGTTCAGGGAGGGAAATGCGGATATGAGGAACCTGCTGGGCGGCAAGGGTGCCAACCTGGCGGAGATGACGAACCTCGGCCTTCCCATCCCGCAGGGGTTCACGGTGACGACGGAAGCGTGCACCAACTACTATGAGAACGGGGAGCAGGTCTCGGACGAGATCCGGCAGCAGATCTTTGCGGCGCTCGGAAAGCTGGAACAGCTCCAGGGGAAGACCTTCGGCGACGTCGGCGACCCGCTGCTGGTGTCGGTGCGCTCCGGCGCGCGCGCATCCATGCCGGGCATGATGGACACGATCCTGAACCTGGGACTGAATGATGAGGCGGTGGAAGGATTCGCCAGGAAGACGGGCAACCCCCGTTTTGCCTACGATTCCTACCGCCGGTTCATCCAGATGTATTCAGACGTGGTGATGGAGGTGCCGAAATCCTTCTTCGAGAAGATCATCGACGAGGTCAAGGAGGAAAAAGGCGTCCATTACGATACGGAACTGACGGTGGAGGACCTGAAGGTGCTGGTCGGCAGGTTCAAGGCGGTCTACAAAGAGGCGATGGGCGGGGAAGAGTTCCCGCAGGAGCCGCGCGAGCAGCTGATGGGCGCGGTGCAGGCGGTGTTCCGCTCCTGGGACAACCCGCGTGCGATCGTGTACCGCCGGATGAACGACATCCCGGGGGACTGGGGGACCGCGGTGAACGTGCAGGCGATGGTGTTCGGAAACATGGGCGACACCTCCGGCACGGGCGTGGCGTTTACGCGGAACCCGTCGACGGGGGAAAAAGGCATCTACGGGGAATACCTGATCAACGCACAGGGAGAGGACGTGGTGGCCGGGGTGCGCACGCCGCAGCCGATCACGAAACTGGAAGAAGACATGCCGGAGTGCTATGCCGAGTTTATGGAGCTTGCGATGAAGCTGGAGGAGCACTACCGTGACATGCAGGATATGGAGTTCACGATCCAGGAAGGGAAGCTGTACTTCCTGCAGACGAGGAACGGGAAGCGGACCGCGCCGGCGGCGCTGCGGATCGCCTGCGAGCTGGTGGACGAAGGGAAGATCACGGAGGAGGAAGCGGTGCTGCGCATCGAGGCGAAGTCCCTCGACCAGCTGCTGCACCCGACATTTGACGCGGGGGCGCTGAAAGCCGGGAAGGTGATCGGAAGCGCGCTGCCGGCATCCCCGGGTGCGGCCGCGGGGAAAGTATATTTCACTGCGGATGAGGCGAAGCTGGCGCATGAGCGCGGCGAGCGCGTGGTCCTGGTGCGCCTGGAGACATCCCCGGAAGACATCGAGGGGATGCACGCGGCGGAAGGCATCCTGACGGCACGCGGCGGCATGACCTCCCACGCGGCGGTGGTTGCAAGGGGCATGGGCACCTGCTGTGTCTCCGGCTGCGGGGAGATCAAGATGAATGAAGACGAGCGGTACTTCGAGCTGGGCGGCGAGACGGTAAAAGAAGGCGATTACATTTCCCTGGACGGGACGACCGGCAGGATCTACCTGGGCGATATCCGGACGAAGGAGGCCGAGATCGGCGGGAACTTCCAGCGGATCATGGACTGGGCGGACAAATACCGCCGGATGCAGGTGCGCACGAACGCGGACACCCCGGCGGATACGAAAAAAGCCGTGGAGCTGGGCGCGGAGGGGATCGGCCTGTGCCGGACGGAGCATATGTTCTTCGAGCCGGAGCGGATCCCGAAGATCCGCAAGATGATCCTGTCCGACACCCCGGAGGCGAGGGAAGCGGCGCTCTCGGAGCTGATCCCGTTCCAGAAAGGCGACTTCAAGGCGATGTACGAGGCGCTGGAGGGCCGCCCGATGACGGTGCGCTACCTGGACCCGCCGCTGCATGAGTTTGTGCCGACATCGCCGGAGGACATCGAGGCCCTGGCGGCAGAAATGGGCCTGAGTGCAGATGAGGTGCGTGAGAAATGCGACGACCTGCACGAGTTCAACCCGATGATGGGGCACCGCGGCTGCCGCCTGCCGGTGACATACCCGGAGATCGCACGGATGCAGACCCGCGCGGTGATGGAGGCTGCCATCGAGGTGAAGGCGGAACAGGGCTATGACATCGTGCCGGAGATCATGATCCCGCTGGTGGGTGAGAAGAAAGAGCTGAAGTTCGTCAAGGACATCGTGGTGGAGACGGCGGAGAAAGTAAAGGAGGAGAAGGGCTCGGACATCGCGTACCATATCGGGACGATGATCGAGATCCCGCGTGCGGCGCTGCTGGCGGACGAGATCGCGGAGGAAGCGGAGTTCTTCTCGTTCGGCACGAACGACCTGACGCAGATGACGTTCGGGTTCTCGCGGGATGACGCCGGGAAGTTCCTGGACGCCTACTATAAGGCGAAGATCTACGAGTCTGACCCGTTCGCCCGCCTGGACTTAAACGGGGTGGGCCAGCTGGTGGAGATGGCGGCTGAGAAGGGGCGGAAGATGCGCCCGGGCATCAAGCTTGGCATCTGCGGGGAACACGGCGGGGACCCGAGCTCGGTGGAGTTCTGCCAGAAGGTAGGGCTGGACTACGTGTCCTGCAGCCCGTACCGTGTGCCGATCGCACGGCTTGCGGCAGCGCAGGCTGCGATCAAACAGAGGTAG
- a CDS encoding DegT/DnrJ/EryC1/StrS family aminotransferase — protein MHGDELKYMTEAFETNWMSTVGKNINEVERIAAEMIGRKYAVALSSGTAALHLSMKLVGIKQGDKVLAVE, from the coding sequence ATGCATGGGGATGAATTGAAATATATGACCGAAGCTTTTGAAACCAATTGGATGTCCACAGTCGGCAAGAACATCAATGAAGTGGAACGGATAGCGGCAGAAATGATTGGTCGAAAGTATGCAGTGGCTCTTTCTAGTGGAACGGCTGCACTGCACCTTTCGATGAAACTTGTAGGTATTAAACAGGGCGATAAGGTGCTGGCTGTAGAATAG
- a CDS encoding polysaccharide biosynthesis protein, giving the protein MEKHKPRKREIAAQWWARALILALLDVILIAGSYFMALLLRFDFSYSHIPAQYIQGYVWSLPYWIIITVVIYYAFRLYHSVWSFAGISELIRMTMAYLVLIPLYVIGSLIMNLHMPRSYYFIGCVLSYGLTTCIRFSYRFLRSYTSRHKQRVEGIRMEHIMIIGAGAAGQILIRELQSSSQLHSKVCCVVDDNPYKRGKILDGILIEGDRQDIPYLVKKHEIDRIIFAIPTASIQDRKEILNICKECSCKLQTVPGIYQLVNEEVSVSKLRNVEITDLLGREQLKVNNDEILNVIGGRTVLVTGGGGSIGSELCRQIASADPKQLIIFEIYENNAYDIQQELLRTYPQLHLVTLIGSVRNSNRINSVMEKYRPDVVFHAAAHKHVPLMEDSPNEAIKNNVLGTYKTATAAARYGVKKFVLISTDKAVNPTNIMGASKRLCEMVVQMMNRKTEQTDFVAVRFGNVLGSNGSVIPLFKKQIADGGPVTVTDPRIIRYFMTIPEAVSLVLQASYYAKGGEIFVLDMGDPVKIDDMAKNLIRLSGYVPDVDIKIEYTGLRPGEKLYEELLMDEEGLQETENKLIHIGQPIDMDDEWFRTKLRQLDEASYREADNMKEIVAEIVPTYHREA; this is encoded by the coding sequence ATGGAAAAACATAAACCCAGAAAAAGAGAAATCGCGGCACAGTGGTGGGCCAGGGCATTGATTCTGGCGCTTCTGGATGTCATCCTGATAGCGGGCTCATATTTCATGGCCCTTCTGCTGCGCTTTGACTTTTCATATTCTCATATACCGGCACAATATATCCAGGGTTATGTGTGGTCTCTGCCATACTGGATTATCATTACCGTTGTGATCTACTATGCATTTCGGCTGTATCACAGCGTCTGGAGCTTTGCAGGCATCTCGGAGCTGATCCGGATGACGATGGCATACCTGGTCCTGATACCGCTTTATGTCATCGGGTCGCTGATCATGAACCTGCACATGCCCCGGTCTTACTACTTCATTGGCTGTGTGCTGAGCTATGGACTGACAACCTGCATCCGATTTTCTTACCGCTTTCTGAGAAGCTATACCAGCAGACACAAACAGAGGGTCGAAGGCATCCGTATGGAACACATCATGATCATCGGCGCCGGCGCTGCCGGTCAGATTCTGATCCGGGAACTGCAGAGCAGCAGTCAGCTGCACTCCAAAGTCTGCTGTGTGGTGGATGATAATCCTTACAAGAGAGGAAAGATTCTCGACGGCATCCTGATCGAGGGAGACCGGCAGGATATCCCATATCTGGTGAAAAAGCACGAGATCGACCGGATCATCTTCGCGATACCGACGGCCAGTATTCAGGACAGAAAAGAAATCCTGAATATCTGTAAAGAGTGCAGCTGCAAGCTGCAGACGGTGCCGGGCATCTACCAGCTGGTCAATGAGGAAGTGAGTGTCAGCAAGCTGCGGAATGTGGAGATCACAGACCTGCTCGGAAGAGAACAGCTGAAAGTCAACAACGATGAGATTCTGAATGTCATCGGGGGCAGGACCGTCCTGGTCACGGGAGGAGGCGGTTCCATCGGCAGTGAATTATGCCGGCAGATCGCATCCGCGGACCCAAAACAGCTGATCATCTTCGAAATCTATGAGAACAACGCCTACGACATTCAGCAGGAGCTTCTGCGCACCTATCCGCAGCTGCATCTGGTCACACTGATCGGTTCCGTGAGAAACTCCAACCGGATCAACAGCGTGATGGAAAAATACCGGCCGGATGTCGTCTTTCACGCCGCAGCCCACAAACACGTGCCGCTGATGGAAGACAGTCCGAACGAGGCGATCAAAAACAATGTGCTGGGTACATACAAGACGGCGACCGCCGCCGCCCGTTACGGGGTGAAGAAATTCGTACTGATTTCCACAGACAAGGCGGTGAACCCCACGAACATCATGGGGGCATCGAAGCGCCTGTGCGAGATGGTCGTACAGATGATGAACCGGAAGACTGAACAGACCGACTTCGTGGCGGTTCGCTTCGGCAACGTGCTGGGCAGCAACGGAAGCGTGATTCCGCTGTTCAAAAAGCAGATCGCCGACGGCGGTCCGGTGACCGTCACCGATCCACGGATCATCCGGTACTTTATGACAATACCGGAGGCTGTGTCTCTGGTGCTGCAGGCATCCTATTACGCAAAAGGCGGAGAAATCTTCGTTCTGGACATGGGAGACCCTGTGAAAATCGATGATATGGCGAAGAATCTGATCCGCCTGTCGGGATACGTTCCCGATGTGGATATCAAGATTGAATATACCGGCCTTCGGCCGGGCGAAAAGCTCTATGAGGAGCTTTTGATGGATGAAGAAGGTCTTCAGGAGACAGAAAACAAGCTGATCCATATCGGCCAGCCAATCGATATGGATGACGAGTGGTTCAGGACAAAGCTGCGCCAGCTGGATGAAGCGAGTTATCGGGAAGCCGATAATATGAAAGAGATCGTGGCGGAGATTGTGCCGACTTATCATCGGGAAGCGTAG
- a CDS encoding recombinase family protein, with product MTYGYIRVSSKDQNEERQLIAMREFGVPPENIFLDKQSGKDFNRPQYQRLLNTLEADDLLVVKSIDRLGRNYDEILLQWRMITKEKMVSVVVLDMPLLDTRRGRDLTGTLIADIVLQLLSYIAETERDNIRQRQAEGIAAARARGVHLGRPRIAVPDSFGMVKHDYLAGKITCRHAARLLDTSPSTFLRWLKRSL from the coding sequence ATGACTTATGGATATATCCGTGTTTCCTCAAAAGACCAGAATGAAGAGCGGCAGCTGATTGCAATGCGGGAATTTGGCGTCCCTCCGGAGAATATTTTTCTGGACAAGCAATCCGGCAAAGACTTTAACCGTCCGCAGTATCAGCGTCTGCTGAATACTCTGGAGGCAGACGATCTTCTTGTGGTCAAGAGTATCGACCGTCTCGGCCGCAACTACGATGAAATCCTGCTGCAGTGGCGCATGATCACCAAAGAGAAAATGGTGTCGGTCGTCGTCCTCGATATGCCTCTTCTGGATACCAGAAGAGGACGTGATCTCACAGGCACACTGATCGCGGACATTGTGCTTCAGCTCCTCAGCTACATTGCCGAAACGGAGCGCGACAACATCCGCCAGCGCCAGGCCGAGGGCATTGCCGCCGCAAGGGCCAGGGGTGTTCACCTGGGGCGTCCGCGCATCGCAGTTCCGGACTCTTTTGGCATGGTAAAGCACGACTATCTCGCAGGAAAGATCACCTGCCGTCACGCCGCCAGACTGCTTGACACGTCACCTTCCACCTTTTTGCGCTGGCTGAAGAGATCTCTCTAG
- a CDS encoding SPL family radical SAM protein — translation MHYVKAKGILSAKNGMNLYRGCTHGCVYCDSRSKCYHMEHEFEDIEIKENAVELLEAALRHKRKKCMIGTGSMTDPYIPLEMELGNVRKAMSLIYEYGHGLTVITKSSRILRDIDLLKKINDTTKCVVQMTMTTCDEELCRKIEPNVSTTRERFEVLKELRDAGIPAVVWLSPILPFINDTEENILGILDYCARAEVYGVICFGMGLTLRDGNREYFYRQLDKSFPGMKERYIQKYGGRYMAESPDSRKLMALYHETCRQNGMLHDNDQIFTYLNTFEEKHSGIQLSIFDL, via the coding sequence ATGCATTACGTGAAAGCAAAAGGAATCCTGTCGGCAAAAAATGGAATGAACCTCTACCGCGGCTGTACCCACGGGTGCGTTTACTGTGATTCCAGAAGTAAATGCTACCATATGGAACACGAGTTTGAGGATATTGAGATTAAGGAAAACGCCGTTGAACTGCTGGAGGCTGCCCTGAGACATAAAAGAAAGAAATGTATGATCGGCACGGGGTCCATGACAGACCCCTATATTCCGCTGGAGATGGAACTTGGAAATGTCAGAAAGGCGATGTCGCTGATCTATGAGTACGGCCATGGACTTACGGTGATCACAAAGTCCAGCCGTATTCTGAGGGACATCGATCTGCTGAAGAAAATAAATGACACCACCAAATGCGTGGTCCAGATGACGATGACGACCTGTGACGAAGAGCTGTGCCGGAAGATCGAGCCCAATGTGAGTACGACACGGGAGCGTTTTGAAGTCCTGAAGGAGCTGAGGGATGCCGGGATACCTGCGGTTGTGTGGCTCAGTCCCATCCTGCCGTTTATCAACGATACGGAGGAAAATATTCTGGGGATCTTAGATTACTGTGCCAGGGCAGAGGTATACGGCGTCATTTGCTTCGGCATGGGGCTGACGCTGCGCGATGGAAACAGAGAATATTTCTACAGACAACTGGATAAGAGCTTCCCGGGGATGAAGGAAAGATATATTCAGAAATACGGCGGCCGGTATATGGCCGAGAGCCCGGACAGCCGGAAGCTGATGGCCCTGTATCACGAGACATGCCGGCAGAATGGTATGCTTCATGACAATGATCAGATCTTTACATATCTGAACACCTTTGAGGAAAAACATTCGGGGATACAGCTGTCGATATTTGACCTGTAA
- a CDS encoding helix-turn-helix domain-containing protein: MIDLVELGNRIKKQRELLGYTREHLAELVNVTPRFCYDLELGLKGMSLETLCNLSSALNISTDYLLFGPKKDENLTSINALIATCPPDKRSLLDGIVSNFIQAVR; the protein is encoded by the coding sequence ATGATAGACTTGGTTGAACTTGGAAATCGTATAAAGAAACAACGTGAATTGCTTGGTTACACGCGGGAGCATCTTGCCGAATTAGTAAATGTTACACCTCGGTTCTGCTATGACCTCGAACTCGGACTAAAAGGAATGTCACTGGAAACTTTATGCAACCTGAGCAGCGCTTTAAATATCTCGACCGATTACCTGCTCTTCGGTCCAAAAAAGGACGAAAATCTTACTTCGATCAATGCGTTGATTGCAACGTGTCCCCCTGATAAACGCTCGTTGCTGGACGGTATTGTCAGCAACTTCATTCAGGCAGTGCGATAA